The segment gtggagttgggtgaccgccgAGTAATGGAGGAAACAGAGGAAAATCGAAGAACttcggtgttccttgtgcttcaaccaagaacaccaaaagacatcaaatccggctcgaatctttcgagaaaacaaaaatgaattgggtggatgagtagcttatgagctctagaatgcaatggtaccacatgcataccttcaatccctctcttgagctcggattttggaagaaatggagagagggagtgagagcttgagtggggagggggggagctcgggtggggagtgagaggagcaggtgggagagagagagagagagggcaggtgggggctgcccacttgagtagttggagggtggggccacatgtggggcccacgggTAAGTGAAAAGTGTCCATTTTCGCTGCAAATTCAATCTTTTTCTCCCCtagatttctttctctcatctaaatgatttcaaacaaagtgctctagtgcgccaaaataatttaccttgaaaataattatgacgctaatgatgcatgattaagcttaatcatgggattatggaatttgggacttGACATGCTTGATGTCTTtatcatcacaaaattcttcaatgtatgtgttcttgaactccgtgccattgtcactccggatctccACAAATGTGgtctcaaattcattttgagccctcttcgcGAACTTCTTAaagatcccaacggtcttgctcttgtcatctagaaagaaagttcaagtgtatcttgtataatcatcaacaataacaaggcaatagagattatcaccaagacttttgtaggtagttggtccgaaaaggtccatgtgtagtagcaccaagggtcttgatgtagataTCATCGACTTGTATGGATGTGAGCTTGTAACTTGCTTCCCCGCTTGGCAAgcgctacacaacttgtccttttCGAAAACAACTTCCTTCAAACCTACtaccattccattcttgaacaccttcttgagttggctcattccaatgtgcgcaagtcgacgatgccaaagccaacccatagatgtcttggtgaagaggcatgtagtcaagctagtttcattagaggagaaatccacaagatatatatgtccatgtctaaagcctttaaagattagatcattatgcttcttgctagttatgataacatcaatatcactaaataagcatgtgaaaccTAAATCatatagttgagctacggaaagcaaattaaagctgagcgactctactaaaagaacattggaaatagatagatcattggagattgctatcttacccaaacctaccacatttgccttagaattatcaccaaaggtgactttgtCATGATTGCCCACATCATTttctagtgaggtgaacatctttacattgtcGGTCATATGTTGTATACATCCATTTTCAAGCATCCAATGCTTTCCAccagctttgtagttcacctacacacatgagatcaagctttttgtttaggtgcCCAAGcgagtttggtacctttcatgtgagacacaagagctttaggcatccaaagttgcctaggaagcttgcccttagcttgagttccaatgaattttgccataattttaccactcttaagcttatgcaataagaATGATGATCATTGAACatagacttgtatttagaaggcaaagtaGGAAGTGGTTTAGttggaattggacactccctcgtgtggtgaccggtgacttgataatgttggcaatatgaaccaacttccttgatgaagaaattcttgatctccggtgtcttgATGACCTTTTCCACCGGGTTAGGGAAGCATCcaaggcctctcttgttgtagtacaatgcattcttcatgagaatttccttgtgcttgtactcccctttAGTTAACTGGGCCACATATGACTTTAGACTTGAAAtttcattctcaagctcttgctcccttgcatgatTAGTCTTATAAGATGACATATTATCACATGAAGATGAGCatggtatatcaagaagatcataacaagaagtagatgcattgaccttaacaacatcaatagtaggcaactcattcatgctaggatcaatggcatcataagctaactcaagttcttgatatttgcatttcaagtcaatatgctcaagttttagcttcatgttactagcctcaagagacttgctagatgcaactacttcatcatatttctTAATCACATCATTTTATTTAGaaagcaactcatcatgacaagaactaagcatagcattagcattttcaagagacttaattttagctttttgtttcttgatgatagtagcatagtcattcatgagcttagatagatcattaggagaaaaaccatcatcatcactactatcatcttcctcactactcaccttgtcgttaccttttgccatgaggcacataggtggtggaggtagagatggaccatcattggtgatggcgaggcccgcgaagttgttgtcttcatcattgcttgaatcatcacttgaactttcaccggagacccattcaccaacaatgtaggccttacgACCTCCACCCTTCTTATTGaaaagcttcttcttcctcttgtcttgatcctGCTTCTTgtgtttttcctcatcctcaattgcatcaatcttcttggacttgttcttgtttctcttgtcgggatgagggcaatcatatgatgtGGCCAAGGTTatcacaattgtagcactttttCTTGTCTCCGCCACTGGACTTATCAAATTTCTTTgggcgaaatttgttcttcttgggatcatagttgtagcccttcttttgaaacttgaagatcatccttgtggttcttctcatgagaagagcaagctcggtgtcgaaGTCGTcactatcatcatcatcatcatcttcattgctttCACTTGATAATgggagcttcatcttcttcttcttcttgtcaaccatatttaccttgagagcaagattcttcttggatgaagactcatgatctccaaacaagaacatctcatgagcacatatcttccCAACAGCGTCgatgatggtcatgtcattgatgtccctttcatgaagaagagagatgacaatgttgtattgcagcttgggaagcaccatcaagatcctacgaataacgtctccttgagacaattgagtgagttcaagagaattaatttcttccacaagcatattcatgtgagagtacatatcattgcataactcattaggaagcatcttgaattgattaagagcattcataagcacatgatatctttcttcacaAATTTTCCTaaaaccctcatgaatttcacaaagagcagTCCAAATCTCATTAGCGAATTCCTTActcctaactctagagaaaagctcttcactaattccctcaaatataacATTCtttgccttagcattccacctaacttgttGGTCGGTAAAAGATTGATCAAACCTAATAGAggcggctagccaaacttcaggGGAAATGGCCTCAAGATAGCTTGCCATGcaaactttccaataggcaaaATTCTTTCCCTCAAACTTTGCCACGCTACTTCCACTCCCTagggccattgctctaggattttaagcctatcaagagcacgaggctctaataccaattgaaaggatcgaatggcccaaggggggtgaattgggcagtTAAAAACTTCTActaaaatctaaaacaaatagcaaccttagcctagatgaaaagaaatgcgactacacgaacaagctaggagaaggcaacaaaacaagcaagctaaGATATTAAGAAAAAGCGGAGaagaaagcttgcaagaatataaatgctcaaattaaattgcgtaatagtaaagagatggacaagagaacaccgaatttttcctgaggtatcgaggagttggcactccccctagtcctcgttggagaaTCCACCACGGATATTGCTCCCCATTGAATCACCAagtctcaagtgctctctcatgattgccacttctccatctctagattggcgggcatcaaaccaagtacatatgTCTTCttagggctcccacaagaactccaagagctcaccgagacacctccaatcaccaaagaccggctaggtgttgccaactaccaagagtaacaagccaatagcttcacttgatcaGGATCAAGtctagactatagctagatgcacaatTGCTACTCTCcagcactaatgatatccttaatcttcaattagggacatGGAAAGCAacttaagtgctctctctcttgctacttgatgacacacacagtgtatgaactacTCTGGGTCGCTTGTGTgccaaatgaaaccaagtggagaggtatttataggctaaagaTCTAAATTATAGCTATTacctaaccacccactttttctgttatcaccggatggtccgatgagtaTATCCTTACTCataccggacaatccggtgagtacaattttcatacccaagtgccagctgtcactagccgttactgctgagaattagtccggtgataagaTCCGGTGTTCAATACactgacaccggaccatcctgtcATTTTAACTAAGCCAAACTTCACTGTGCAAGCCTCTCTGttcaaaatgctccggtgctcatacatatccatcaccggacaatccggtgagtagtCCATTTCATACTGCCTGAAGAACCTTCTCTGCAGAAGTTAGTCCGGTGATATCAACATTCAACCACCGAataatccagtgagtacaaatcTCTTTGGTCACCAGAAAagcttctctacaagaattagtctggtgagtacatcttccaatcaccggataatccagtgagttcaagTTCATTTTTTCCCGAAAACTTCTGTTCTGctgaaattagtccggtgcaTTAAACACACtggcactggaccatccggtgtaacacttctgaaaatTTTGTACACGTGTCAACTAAAAAATTATCCAGTGATACCTGGCCTAGATCATCGGAGCATACGGTGAACATAGAAGTGTTTTTCTGACTTGTGCAAATAATGCTCCGATGAGGCCAATAACACAaccaccggatcatccggtgaggcaagtttttctgagctcatccaattcaaactttccttgagctctaacttctcaacatctCTACCACAGACTtatatgagctacctagtgctagaaattcacaagtgtgcatcaaatcaagtctagactcaactagattaagctactactcttagcccctctttatagtacggttaaaagactaagaaaggagacctatactactctaaatgTCCTTTATCtcctttgtgatacttagaactagaagatccttaatcttgatacaCATGTCCATTAATCGACCAGATTATCGTTTTAGAGACAAGAGTACCCAAATATCATTGTATATTAaacttttgattcccttcaaaataagttgttagtcacaataatgATAagattgtcattaattaccaaaatactTACCAATTATCTAGGGGCCTAGTGCTGCTACAGCTGCAGTTGGGGGCTCAATTATGTCTGTCATTGTTTGCTGAAATAATTGTCCACTGAAAAGAATGGATTCCTGAAATAATTGATCTTAAAGTCCTCCTTGGCGTGCATATGTGGCGTTTGAGACTCTGAGCAAACTAAGTTGCTTATATCTGTTATTCAGTACCAGATGAATTATTAGTTTAAGTGCAGTAATTATAGTAGCACGGGTATGTTGATGTATTGGAGAGTTCAGGGGTGAAACTAAGTTGCTTATATCTATTGGAGTGATATTACGGGCTATATGAAAAGCTCGTAATGCTTCATGTTTTGAGGCAAACTGCCAACTGATCCAGTTTctcttaatttttaaatttgtcATTGGACTAACACGAGAGGCAAGCAACTAGGTCAAGCGGCAGGTGAAGTTTGGCTCGATGTCCTTGATGGTTGATATAGATATATAGGCTGTTGTTGTTACCCACGGAATCATCAACGATATTGCTCTTTTTGATTATAGTGCGTGCATCAGGATGTGATGTCAGATGGAGTATATACTACTAGTATATCCTGAGGTACATATATAAACAACCGCCTTCTTGCGCCGTTGGTGAAACTTACACTCAAAAATATGCACAAAGTCTTTGCATTACATGTGCAACGGCTGCTATAGGCCAGCAGGTTCGTCCTTGTCTTCACCATATAGGCACTGCATTATATAATTTTCTGAACCAAATAAAGGCCATGGTGCGTGATATGATATCAAGTCCAGGTACACCAACGCATCGAGGAAAAAGAATACACCCCAGTCCAGATCTAGCTGTGGTATCAAGCAAGCGCGCACCACCACCATGGCGGAGGCTGTTGTGGGAGTGCTGATAGGCAAGCTCGGCGCGGCCTTGGCGAAAGGGGCAGCAACCTATTGTGCATCGCTGCTCTCCAAGGAAGCTTCTGCCCTCAACAGTCTCTTTGGCCAGATCCGCAAAGCCGAGGGGGAGCTGGAGATCATGAAGGCCTACTTGCGCGACTCAGAAAAGTGCAAGGATACCAACGAGACCACGGGCATCTTCATCAAGAAAATTCGAGATCTAGCTTTCCGGATcgaggatgttgtcgacgagTTCACCTTCAAGCTCGAGGACGACAAGCATGGAGGATTTACAGCCAAGATGATGAAGAGGATCAAGCATGTCAAGATTTGGCGTCGTCTAGCTCACGAGCTCATTGATATCAATGCTGAGCTCGAAGATGTTGCAAAAAAGAGGGGCCTTTATGCCATGCCAGGAATGGAGAAATCTGCTGGAGGTTCCAATGGCCACAATGCTACAAATACCAATCAAACTTTTTATTTTGCGCAGGAAGAGGATCTGGTGGGTATCGAGGATAATGTAGACAAGCTGAAACGGTGGCTTGTAGGTGATTTGGAAGAAAGGAACTACAAAATCGCCGCAGTTTGGGGGATGGGTGGAGCAGGTAAAACTACTCTGGTTGATCATGTCTATAAGATTGTGAAAGTAGATTTTGGTGCTGCTGCTTGGGTAACTGTGTCACAGAGTTACCAAGTTGAAGACTTGCTGAAGAAGATTGCTAGAGAGTTGGGTATCTCAGTTGATGTTAGCAACATGGAGATGAGAAGCCTAGTGGAGGTCACTCGTAACCATCTTGAAGGTAAAAGGTTTATCTTGGTTCTGGATGATGTCTGGGAAAAGGATGTGTGGATTAATATCAAGGATGTCTTTCCGAGTCCGAGCAAATGTATCGGCCGAGTGGTTCTCACATCAAGAAAATATGAAGTCGCATCATTGGCAACTAATAACTGTGTAATTAATCTGCAGCAGATGGGAGAAAATCATTCTTGGAAGTTATTTTGTAATCTAGCGTTTTGGAATAATGATGACAAAAGGTGCCCCCCAGAGTTACAAGATTTGGCCGCAAAGTTCTTACAAAAATGTGAAGGCTTGCCTCTTGCTATTGCATGCATAGGCCGCTTACTTTCTTGCAAACCCCCAAGTTACTCTGAATGGAAAAATGTGTATGAGGAGTTAGAGTTGCACTCAGCTAAAAATGTGATCCCTGGTGTTGATATCATTCTAAAAGTCAGCTTGGAGGACCTTCCATATGAATTGAAGAATTGTTTCTTACATTGTGCAATGTTTCCAGAGGATTATGaaatgaagaggaggaggtTAATAAGGCACTGGATTACTGCTGGATTTATCAAGGGAGAAGAGAACAAAACACTGGAAGAAGCGGCAGAGGGCTGTTTGAATGGGCTTGTAAATCGAAGCCTACTACAAGTTGTGCGGAAGAATTACTTTGGACGAGTGAAATGTTTCCGAATGCATGATGTCATCCGCCATCTTGCCCTCCACAAAGCAGAGAAAGAATGCTTTGCTAAAGTGTATGATGGCTCTAGGACATTTTCAGCAGACGGCACACGTCGACTGTCAATCCAGAGCACCAATATTGTACCTCTGAGTCAATCTGATGCAACACATCTCCGTGCAATCCATGCATTTACAACTCATGTTGATATGGATTTGCTGAGGCCTATCCTTGCACGTTCAAATTTCCTGTCAACATTGGATCTGCAACGCACTCAAATCAAGATGTTGCCTAAAGAGGTATTCTGCTTGTTTAATCTACGGTTTTTGGGTCTTAGAGATACTGGAATTGAGATTCTACCTGAGGCAGTAGGGAGATTAAGAAACTTAGAACTACTGGATGCAAGCGGTACTGCTCTGGTATCTTTACCAAAAAGTGTAGCAAAACTAAAGAAGCTTAGGTTCCTGTACGCGTGTACTCTGGTCAAAGTTGGAGCTTATCGAGAATATGGTGGAGTTAAGGTGCCTAGGGGCATAAGGAACTTGACCGGACTGCATGCTCTGAAAGACATTAAAGCAACCGTAGAGACTCTATGCGATGTTGCAGCTTTGAAGGAGTTAAGAACATTTGCTGTTACAGATGTGACAAGTGAGCACTCTTTAAACTTGTGCAGTGCTATCATGAACATGAGCCATCTTGTCCATCTGATAATTATTGCATCAAACGAAAATGAAGTATTACCATTGGAAGCACTCCGTTTACCAGGAACACTTTGTAAACTTGAACTTACAGGGCAGCTGGAAAAAAAAGGGATGCCTCAGATTGTCTCATCCTGGTCGCACCATAACGACTTAACTCGATTGTATCTGAAATTCTCCAAAATTGACGAAGACTCATTTTCTAGCCTCGTGGTGTTACGTGGATTATGCGATCTTACAATTGTTAAGGCGTATGATGGGAAGAAATTGTACTTCTCTACACTGTCGTTTCCTAGACTCCGAATACTAAGAATAGGTGGTGCTCCGCAGCTTAACCAAGTCGAAATAGAAGAAGGTGCACTGGGAAGCCTTGTTCAGCTATGGTTTGGAGACTGCCCAGAATTGAAGCGTCTCCCTTGTGGCATTGAGTACCTTACAGGCCTTGAGAAATTATATTTGCGAGACACTGCAGAGGAGCTCGtagagaagcttacgcatgaGAGTGAAGCAAATGAATTCAATGAAGATCCTTTGAAGATTAGGCACATTAGAAGGGTTATTGTTGAATACACTGAGAAAAACGTATTCCATGTAATTAGCCGAGCGAAGGCATAGACGCTGCTATTCCCAGTGGTAAGTGTATCAActaatctcttttttttttttaccatcgTTCTATACATGTAGGCTCAGACGCTCAGTACTTCAATTTAACATATTCGAAGTAATTAGCAAATATATGTAAGCCCAGACGCTCAGTACTTCCATTTCTGTGTACAGTTGTTGATACATGCCCTGTTGGTTCTTTGTCACAATTTTCTTTGTCTCCCATTTTTCCTTCTCATGTTGATTAATCTTTAGCATCTGCTCATAGTCATCCATTGTTGATTACGCCTTCCTTTGAGAttaaattaacaaaaaaaacaCTCGGTCAGAACTCACAAGTCAGAAGCATGTCTCTTACATGTGGGGCCAGCTTGTAAGACACAGGCACCACAACTTATGGCCCAGATGTAAGTAagctcctccttctccctcccctcctttcTCATCTCCCACCTCCCAACTGGCCAACtcccatggccgccgccgccgcctctctctcctccccttccACCTCCCTGCTCTCCATCCCCATCCCGCCCACTCGCCTCTTCTCCCGCAATCCCAAACCCAACCAGGCACCCCTgcggtcgcaagtcacaagtcacgcaatTTTTTGCACGAAATACGTATACGTACAGTTCTTGGCACTCGAATCTGGGATCTCTCAGCTCGCACGAACCCttcttaccatcccaccacagaattACTAGTGATATTAATAGTatatgcaatcattttgatctcttctatctaaaacttcaaacgattatttggacatctaaacaacttcaaataaaaaagttttcaactagaaagttgtagatctcgtcgagggcaatttttatataaagtttatccccatccgacttcgtataaaaaagttataaatttttgcaACCCATTaccagaggcggttcacataagaaaccgcctctGGAAGGGCATTTTCAGaggtggttccttatatgaactgcATGTAGTAATCATCCTATTTTCAGatatggttcacataaggaaccggcTCTGGAAATAACTATTTAcacaggcagttcacataaggaaccgcctgtggtaatcATCTCATTTGCACAGGTGGTTGTCGTAAGCAGTCACCTGCGGAAATTTGTTTCCATAGGCTGCTCGAACGCATGGGCCTGCTCAGGCGGTTTGTCATTTaagccgcctgtggaaatgatctctgggtgtcttgaaaaatagtttttttttaagtagtagtgCACCCCGAACACGGGATTAAgctgatgtctaaggactcgTCTACGATGACGAAGTGGTGAAGTCTAAGGACTCCCCCGTGGCTGAAGTATGAGGACTCGCCACCCCGAACACGAGATTAAGTCTAAGGACTCCCAAAGGCTGACGTTTAAGGATTCACCTACGATGATGCAGGGACAAAGTCTAAGGACTCTCATGTGGCCAAAGTATGAGGACTCGCCACCCCAAACACGGGATTAAGTCCATGTCTTTCCTATTTCTTCACATTTAAGCACTGTGATCATTTTTCAATGGTGACTGTAAACTATTATGTGGTGCAGCGTTCATGCTGAATGGATGGGCTGTTTTCATCGTTTTCTTGGTTTTACTGTTGATCTAATTCAGGTAGTTTAGAAACAAAGCTATTGTTACCCTTTCTAGACCCTCTTCTCCGCTAGTTTAGA is part of the Phragmites australis chromosome 12, lpPhrAust1.1, whole genome shotgun sequence genome and harbors:
- the LOC133887513 gene encoding disease resistance protein RPM1-like; this translates as MAEAVVGVLIGKLGAALAKGAATYCASLLSKEASALNSLFGQIRKAEGELEIMKAYLRDSEKCKDTNETTGIFIKKIRDLAFRIEDVVDEFTFKLEDDKHGGFTAKMMKRIKHVKIWRRLAHELIDINAELEDVAKKRGLYAMPGMEKSAGGSNGHNATNTNQTFYFAQEEDLVGIEDNVDKLKRWLVGDLEERNYKIAAVWGMGGAGKTTLVDHVYKIVKVDFGAAAWVTVSQSYQVEDLLKKIARELGISVDVSNMEMRSLVEVTRNHLEEDYEMKRRRLIRHWITAGFIKGEENKTLEEAAEGCLNGLVNRSLLQVVRKNYFGRVKCFRMHDVIRHLALHKAEKECFAKVYDGSRTFSADGTRRLSIQSTNIVPLSQSDATHLRAIHAFTTHVDMDLLRPILARSNFLSTLDLQRTQIKMLPKEVFCLFNLRFLGLRDTGIEILPEAVGRLRNLELLDASGTALVSLPKSVAKLKKLRFLYACTLVKVGAYREYGGVKVPRGIRNLTGLHALKDIKATVETLCDVAALKELRTFAVTDVTSEHSLNLCSAIMNMSHLVHLIIIASNENEVLPLEALRLPGTLCKLELTGQLEKKGMPQIVSSWSHHNDLTRLYLKFSKIDEDSFSSLVVLRGLCDLTIVKAYDGKKLYFSTLSFPRLRILRIGGAPQLNQVEIEEGALGSLVQLWFGDCPELKRLPCGIEYLTGLEKLYLRDTAEELVEKLTHESEANEFNEDPLKIRHIRRVIVEYTEKNVFHVISRAKA